One part of the Phragmites australis chromosome 3, lpPhrAust1.1, whole genome shotgun sequence genome encodes these proteins:
- the LOC133911492 gene encoding probable E3 ubiquitin-protein ligase ATL44 produces MASARHLLQTNSGQYPTIPAAEPPNPLVVDSNVAVILAALLCALICVVGLAAVARCARARGGGGGEASASKGLGKKALRALPKLAYGDAVAAAIAARGGASVAGEEKILAECAICLSEFTEKEEIRVLPQCGHGFHVACVDTWLGAHSSCPSCRRVLVVDAPPKRCCKCEAAMEEASSSSSSAAAATGPPVLP; encoded by the coding sequence ATGGCGTCGGCGCGGCACCTCCTGCAGACCAACTCCGGCCAGTACCCCACCATCCCGGCCGCCGAGCCCCCGAACCCTCTCGTCGTCGACTCCAACGTGGCCGTCATCCTGGCCGCGCTCCTCTGCGCGCTCATCTGCGTCGTGggcctcgccgccgtcgcccgaTGCGCGCgagcccgcggcggcggcggcggcgaggcgtcAGCGAGCAAGGGGCTCGGGAAGAAGGCGCTCCGGGCGCTGCCGAAGCTGGCCTACGGGGACGCCGTGGCGGCTGCTATCGCGGCGCGCGGGGGCGCGTCAGTGGCCGGGGAGGAGAAGATCCTGGCGGAGTGCGCCATCTGCCTGTCAGAGTTCACCGAGAAGGAGGAGATCCGCGTGCTGCCGCAGTGCGGGCACGGCTTCCACGTCGCGTGCGTCGACACCTGGCTCGGCGCCCACTCCTCCTGCCCATCCTGCCGCCGCGTCCTCGTCGTCGACGCACCACCCAAGCGGTGCTGCAAGTGCGAAGCCGCCATGGAggaggcctcctcctcctcgtcgtcggcggcggcggcgacggggccgccggtTCTGCCTTGA